Part of the Sorghum bicolor cultivar BTx623 chromosome 1, Sorghum_bicolor_NCBIv3, whole genome shotgun sequence genome, CCCCGGCTTCGTCGCCTGCCGGGTCCATGCCTGGCGGCATGCGGCTCTCCTTCGACCAGATGTCCGGGAAGGCGGCCGGGGAGCAGCACCACCACTCCGCGCCCATGCTGTACGCGGCGTCACCGCAGTCCGCACCGGGCGCCGGCGCGCCAGGCGCACCGGGGGCCAATGTGCTGGGCATGGGCGAACTGATGCGCAAGAAGCGCGGGCGGCCGCGCAAGTACGCGCCCGACGGGAGCATGGCTCTGGCGCTGGCCCCCATCTCCTCCGCCTCAGCCGGCGGCGCCGCGGCCCccgggcagcagcagcagcacggcgGGTTCTCCATCAGCAGCCCCCCGTCCGACCCCAACGCcaagcgccgcggccggcccccCGGCTCCGGCAAGAAGAAGCAGTTCGAAGCCCTGGGTACATGTTTTTTTCTCCCGTACCAAAGCCCTGCGTACATGCTTTCTTGCGCGCGTCCTATCTCACCAGTGCTGTGCTCGTGCAGGTTCTTGGGGCATCGCCTTCACCCCTCACATCCTCAGCGTCAAGGCCGGCGAGGTAAGATTCACAGATCTTGGTCAATTTTCAAACGTTTTGCTGCATGCCTGCGGTCGTAAATGGCGTAGATCTGCGAGTCCGCGCATCTCCTCTGTGAGTGCGCATGTAGTCCATGTCATGTGAGCAAGTCACCGGTGACCTTTGTGCTCTGTTCTGCCATGCCGTTGGGAAGCCCGGCAGGTTGTGAGCTCGCGTGGCGTGGGTGTTCGTCAGATTCCCGGCACGGCTACCAGTTGACCGGGCCCCACTGTCAGTGGTGGCAAGCTGGTACTGGTGGGTGATGCACTCGGTGTCATTCCGGATTCTGATTGATAGTCTGGTGCTGCTGCCAGTACCAGACTGCGGTGTACGATGAGGGGCTCCAGGCAGCTGGCACCTTTTGGTTGTGCAGTCCTCGCTCTTGACTCTTGGCATGGAGTGATGGTGCATGGACTGTGCAGGGTAGCTGGGACAAAGGATTGCTTATGCTGATCAAATTTACTCCATGGTAGCAAACATTGTATATTAATTGCCTCCTAATATCGTTGTTTTGGTGAATCATGATGGCTGATCGAATTTGGTAGCATGGATGTAACATACTTTACTGGTGTTTGTTAACCCTATTTATTACTTAAATTGATGGATCTCGAGTGGTAACCTAAATTTACTTTTAACAGTTGTTTGAATTGGATTGACTGTGTGGCTTGTGCATCTCGATCGACCAATCTGTAACTGAATTGGATGTTTTCATCTCTCTGCTTCAACATTTGCTTTCACCGAGCTGCATAGAATTCTTCTACGGAAGCTGTTAGCTAGGATGGTGCAAGGCCAAGCCATGCGTTTGGTCgtgcctttttctttttctttatggCTATGAAGTTATTTCTTCATTTATTGCCAGTGGGTCAAAAACTTGCATTTCTGTTCTAATGTCTGCTTCTTGCCTGACAGGATGTTGCTTCAAAAATAATGACATTCTCACAGCAAGGCCCTCGCACAGTCTGCATCCTTTCTGCGAATGGTGCAATTAGTAATGTTACCCTTCGGCAGCCAGCCACATCTGGTGGACTAGTTACTTATGAGGTATGGTATTCTACTACTTTCGAGCAAGTGGATGTATATGTATCATTTTTTATGGTATTTGAATTTCATGAGATTTTCTCCAATCTTCCATAGAATAAGTCATTGATCATCTTGGACTTTGGGTTGATGAGAATGCCACCTGGTTGGTGGGAAACACTGGCTTTCAGTTGAGAAAGGAGTATGTTGTTATTAGTTCTTTTTCCTGATTTAGGTCATCTGAAATGGATTCACAAGCACATCAATTGACTTTCAGTTCACCCACTAATTCTTTTTAGCCTAGTGTTTGGATTTTAATTGGGTTGCAACTTTGATGCGAAGGTTGAATACTTGGATGCCATCTGGCAAAGTGTTTGGTCTCGTTGGCACATGTAACATACCACCTTACGAACAACAACGTctgaaactaaggccttgtttagttcccaaaaaattttgcaaatttttccgGATCCTCCGTCACAtccaatcttgcggcacatgcatggagcattaaatgtagataaaaaaactaattgcatagtttgcctgtaatttgcgagacaaatcttttgagcctaattagttcattattggataatatttgtcaaatacaaacgagagtgctacagtgtccattttgtaaaaaaaaattagaactaaaaAAGGCCTAACATAGATGCCTTGAGCAATTAACTTTACAAGTTATGTCTGTTGTTCATTCCTCCATCTGACAATGCTATGTACATTTTCTTCTGGCAGGGGCGCTTTGAGATCATCTCGCTATCTGGTTCTTTCCTGCTTGCGGAGGATGGTGATACTCGCAGCAGGACTGGTGGCTTGAGTGTCGCACTTGCAGGATCTGATGGCCGAGTTCTTGGAGGGTGTGTTGCTGGAATGCTTATGGCTGCAACACCTGTTCAGGTCTGATACATATAGATTTTCTTCCTCACCCCAGCTGACATCTGTTCAATTGCTTTATATCACTGATCACTTGGTATTTATTTCTGTGTCTGATTGGTCATCAGGTTGTGGTGGCTAGTTTTATCGCAGAGGGAAAGAAATCAAAGCCAGCTGAAGCACGGAAGGTTGAACCAATGGCTGCTCCTCCACCACAGATGGCTACCTTTGTGCCAGCTCCGGTGGCCACCAGCCCTCCATCGGAGGGAACATCCAGTGCATCATCTGATGACTCTGGCAGCCCAATCAACCACAGTGCAATGCCGTTCAACCACTCCAGCCAGCATCAGCACCCTCACCAGCACCAGCACATGCCGCCTGCCTATGCATCGGGGGGTTGGTCCCTCTCAGTGCACCAGCAGAATAGGCATGATTCTGACATGAAGATGATGTCGAACTAAC contains:
- the LOC110431805 gene encoding AT-hook motif nuclear-localized protein 10-like, coding for METKDVSPLPATAAAAAAAPVPAPASQPPPAPPSMAPPPQQHQHQHQHQHQPPPPFAQQAAPASSPAGSMPGGMRLSFDQMSGKAAGEQHHHSAPMLYAASPQSAPGAGAPGAPGANVLGMGELMRKKRGRPRKYAPDGSMALALAPISSASAGGAAAPGQQQQHGGFSISSPPSDPNAKRRGRPPGSGKKKQFEALGSWGIAFTPHILSVKAGEDVASKIMTFSQQGPRTVCILSANGAISNVTLRQPATSGGLVTYEGRFEIISLSGSFLLAEDGDTRSRTGGLSVALAGSDGRVLGGCVAGMLMAATPVQVVVASFIAEGKKSKPAEARKVEPMAAPPPQMATFVPAPVATSPPSEGTSSASSDDSGSPINHSAMPFNHSSQHQHPHQHQHMPPAYASGGWSLSVHQQNRHDSDMKMMSN